Below is a window of Spelaeicoccus albus DNA.
AACGCCCCTGTTCCTCCTTTCGAGCCGCCATATAAAACGATATCTTCCTTGTTGACGCCCAACGTCAACATAAGATGATTCAGAAGCCTCTGAATGCGAGAGGTATTGTCCGGGCAGAATCGCGTATTAAGATAAAACGATCCTAAAATGCCGCCTATATCAGCTAGTCGAACAACATAGGCATCCTGCGAAATATATTTCTGCAAACTCATAAAATTCGGAGCCATGTGTCTAACTAGATAAGGTGTGTATATCCGCCTGAACATCGAAGCAAAAAGAACTACCAGTTTAGGTTTCGCGTTTTTGACCTGCGGCTCAGATACACTGAAAATAAGTCCGTCTGGCGACACATCATATTTCCCATCTTTCACGGGTTTCCAGAGGTTTGGAATTGAGCCTTCGTGAACGAATCGTGTCTGGTCACCATCGCTCATGTACGAATAATAACCGTGGTTTGCCAGAACGATTAGGTTGTCGCGAGCGAAGGTAGATTTTCTTGCACATCTGATAAGGTTACCGCTGTCTGAATCGTTATGATTGACATGAACGAAATTGATTTCGCCGTTTCCATCGCGAAGCTTTTGTTCGAGGTGGTCGGCACCCCAGTTCACATCATGGACGTACACGCTCATGATCGATGTTCCTTCAGGTCAGTGATAATGCCGGGTTTCAGCACAACTAAATAATTAGATACTAGTCTATTCCAAGCCGACGGTGTGCGCCCGACCACGCTGGCGGCATAGCAGTTAGACGTGCAACGCTACGTTGCATCGGCCCTCGGACGGTATGCTCGTCTGCACGGGAGCGTGCGCCCTCCCTGTGGTACCGTCAATTTGCCGAGTTACTGATATCAGGGACGTCCAGGACGAGCAAAACGTGCAAAGCTCGTGTCTTTGGTAATCAATAGCGGTTCAAGTCTGCATTCACCAAGTTTATGTCATAGAAAGGACCACGATGGCGGACCCGTTGGCGCTCCCTGATGGTGCGTGTTTGTTTCACGTCGGATTAATGAAGACCGCCACGACGTCGATTCAGACAGCGGCCAGCCGCCAGCGAAAGCGACTCCTCGACCACGGTGTCCGTTATCCGGGTACCCGCTTTAATCACCGCGAGCCTGTCGCAGCTTTCATGGGCAAGTCGTGGGGCTGGGTACCGAAGGCCCCCGATATGAAATATTGGGACGATTTGATGGGAGAAATAAGGGAAGACCACCTGAGTCGCATATTTCTCAGTCATGAATTTGCTGCAGGGGCAGATAGTGAGACAATCGACCGCCTCATCGCCGAATTTGATCGCCCTCTGTACATCGTCATCACCGTGCGTCCGTATACTTCTGTTCTTCCTTCGATGTGGCAGGAGTACGTCAAAGGCGGTCTGACGGTCGACTTTGACACCTGGCTGACTCGGGTACTCAATGAACCGCCCGTCGGCGCTCCTTTGTCCCAGTTTCACCGGGATCACGATCAAGCACGGGTCGTCAAGACATGGGCTGAAGCGATCGGGCCGGAGCGAGTCAGCGTTGTGATCATCGACAAGAACGACCCTGGCCACGTCGGCACGGCATTCGAACGTATGCTGTGCCTTCCAGCCGGAACACTTTCCAAAGGCACCGCTCGTCAAAGGACGGTCAACAGCTCGATGTCGTATTCTGAAATCGAACTGCTCAGGGTACTTAACAATGAGCTGAAAGCCAACAACGTGGATTCGGCGACTTGTCGGACACTTGTTACTCAAGGGGCCGTCTCGCGACTGTTGAAAACACAACGCCCAAAGCCGCCAGAGGACAAAATCGCCCTACCTCCGTGGGCGTCGGAGCGGGCTGTCCGTCGTTCCGAAGAATTCGTGCAAGCCATCCGCGAGTCCAGAGTACACACGGTCGGCGATCTCGCATCCTTAACGGCGACTGGCGACGTGCGTTCGTCAGACGCTGCCGAAACGGCTGGTCAAGTCTCGCAAGAGGCCGCGCTCGCCTTGCTGTCGGGCACGATCTCAGCGTCTCTCGGTCGTGGCCCTCTCTTCAAGTAAGCGAAAACCCGCAGAACTCATGTCCGATCTGTGAGCCAATACCCGGTGCTCAAATTGGTTTGCCACCCTGGCTTGGTACCTGCTCGCATCGAACGAGCCGGCGGGGATTTCTCCTCGCAACATCTCAGCCATACCCGAAGCCAACCCAGTTGCAGAATTCTCCACAAGACGGCCATGCTGATTTCCCAGAACCCCTCGAGCACCGGAGATGTCCGTCGCCACGATGCGTTTTCCCAGGACTAATGACTCCAGCAGAACCATCGGTTGGCCTTCATGATTCGACGACAAGACAAAGCAATCGGCCCGCCGCAACGATGGGAACGGATTCGACCTATGCCCGGCAAGCATCACGTTCTCCCCAAGGCCCAATCGGCTGACCAAAGATTCGAGTTCCCCGCGCAACGGGCCGTCGCCAACAAGTAGAAGCTGGATCTTGTATCCGGATTTGACCAACTGGGCCGCTGCGCGAACCAATTTTTCCTGATCTTTTTCAGGAGACAGCCTTCCAATCGTGACAAACACGGTGGCAGATTCGTCCAACCACGTCACGATGTCCGGGTCCAACGGTTCAACCGACTTACTCACGACTCCGGCGACATCCAACTGGTTTTCGCAGAAGACGAAATGGTCCGGCGAAACATCAAAGCGCTCGCCGACTCCACTCACATTGATGTCTCTCAGCACATTTGAGACGCTGACCAAATTGTCGAACCTGGGATAGATTCGATAGAGGGATTCCAAATAGCTCGCTCGAGTCAGCCACTCCCGAATCATATCGCTGTGCAGGTAGATCGATTTCACCGTCGACGCTGCCGCCGCAATCAATGAAGCCCAAAACAACGAATACCCGTCGTATTCGACACTCGCGTCGAACTGCGTATCGCCAAAAGTACGTCGCCACTCACGTTCGTACGCATTCATATACGTGCGCCACTGCTCTTCGTTCGTGAGATCTCGCAGAGCGGTGAGTTTGTCGGACAGCCATCGCTCCTCGGGTAGGGGAACCCGCTGACCAACCCGTCCGATCACTTGCACATGCCGGGGCAGAGCTCGAATCTTTTCCAGCCGACCCGCGTCGTTACCGACAATATCCGAGTCAATGATCAGGGTCACACGCATCTGAGACGGATCAATATTGTTGATGAGGTTCAGGAACGACGTGGTGACACCATTGGGTATCAAACTCTCACGAACGAGAATCGACCGAAGGGGAAGTGAAT
It encodes the following:
- a CDS encoding XcbB/CpsF family capsular polysaccharide biosynthesis protein, which translates into the protein MSVYVHDVNWGADHLEQKLRDGNGEINFVHVNHNDSDSGNLIRCARKSTFARDNLIVLANHGYYSYMSDGDQTRFVHEGSIPNLWKPVKDGKYDVSPDGLIFSVSEPQVKNAKPKLVVLFASMFRRIYTPYLVRHMAPNFMSLQKYISQDAYVVRLADIGGILGSFYLNTRFCPDNTSRIQRLLNHLMLTLGVNKEDIVLYGGSKGGTGALFHGLLGGYQFVSVDPIVSDRHYEDKLDDMHFTSRSHERTIFDRSKDDTFAELMRSYGRNRDNFQSDEAQTGAAGIIVTSERSPQYKYITNVIGDPARANLGLFESSNPKINSHPEVSRNTIHTVTMGMNAMLAGVAIGPGVYSIV